From one Montipora capricornis isolate CH-2021 chromosome 10, ASM3666992v2, whole genome shotgun sequence genomic stretch:
- the LOC138019280 gene encoding adrenocorticotropic hormone receptor-like translates to MSLGASHCQGVGAPKEVSITTLCTAAVYCLFTVPGNLLIILSVLLDPNKNLHRTPFILFILNLAITDLIVGVMVEPLSMVTHWREAHGLSVHNSWLSQFVYFMCCTASLLSLVILTIDRYLAITSPFWYHVNMTNARVLQGSVVIWVLSIACSGLLFVIGFVTYAFVFANLTLFCTIFILLFSYVRVFLAAKKKVKELVELHQDDNERNKAQERHLLWEKKLTKTHLVMLLAFLACYGPACIMIYLMNLCHGCSCEVIHWLRDLHFVLITLNSLVNPFVYALRLPVLKMAFRRLLGPLIFWKRGAVSPESPQGEELSSTSRTK, encoded by the coding sequence ATGAGCCTGGGAGCAAGCCACTGCCAGGGGGTCGGAGCACCAAAAGAGGTGTCGATTACTACTTTGTGTACAGCAGCAGTGTATTGTCTCTTCACAGTCCCTGGTAACCTGTTGATTATCCTGTCAGTCCTGTTAGATCCAAACAAAAATCTTCACCGCACACCTTTCATTCTTTTCATTCTTAACCTGGCTATCACTGATTTGATTGTGGGCGTGATGGTAGAACCGCTGTCCATGGTTACACACTGGAGGGAAGCACATGGTTTGTCAGTCCACAACTCATGGCTGTCGCAGTTTGTCTATTTCATGTGCTGCACCGCCTCTTTGTTGAGCCTGGTCATCTTGACAATCGACCGTTACCTAGCAATAACTTCTCCATTTTGGTACCATGTGAACATGACGAATGCTCGAGTCCTCCAAGGGTCTGTTGTCATCTGGGTCCTGTCCATTGCGTGCAGCGGCTTGCTGTTTGTCATTGGCTTTGTTACGTACGCCTTTGTTTTTGCGAACTTGACTTTGTTTTGcactatttttatcttattatttTCGTACGTGCGCGTGTTTTTGGCCGCAAAAAAGAAAGTCAAGGAGTTGGTTGAGTTGCACCAGGACGATAATGAACGAAACAAGGCACAGGAGCGACACTTGCTGTGGGagaaaaaattaaccaagacaCATTTGGTGATGCTTTTGGCCTTCCTAGCGTGTTATGGTCCAGCCTGTATCATGATCTATCTCATGAATTTATGTCACGGCTGCAGCTGCGAGGTCATTCATTGGTTGAGAGATCTTCATTTTGTGTTAATCacattgaactcgctcgttaaCCCATTCGTGTATGCTCTGAGGCTGCCAGTACTGAAGATGGCTTTCCGTAGGCTGCTTGGCCCTTTGATTTTTTGGAAAAGAGGAGCTGTGTCCCCTGAATCACCTCAAGGCGAAGAGTTATCGTCTACATCGCGCACAAAGTAA